One Saccharomyces kudriavzevii IFO 1802 strain IFO1802 genome assembly, chromosome: 7 DNA segment encodes these proteins:
- the NUP57 gene encoding FG-nucleoporin NUP57 (similar to Saccharomyces cerevisiae NUP57 (YGR119C); ancestral locus Anc_3.471): protein MFGFGGGNSGFGNKPAGSTGFSFGQSNSATSQPTNSGFGFGGSQQNNTSTGANTTGGFGVDQTTNTFGGNQQNSAGGGLFGNKPAFGGLGSSSTSASGTTAAGTGLFGQQAAQPQQPTTGGGLFGNKPTTTAGGLFGNTGQNNNTTGGGLFANKLGSTGPLMGNNNVQNTSAMNGGLFGAKPQNTTPATGGLFGSKPQGSTAGGSLFGNNTQNSNTLGGSGLFGQSQQPQTNTASGFGNAVSTQPSFAWSKPPAETNMQQQQQQFPVPLQQTQAIVQQQQQLSNYPQQIQEQVLKCKESWDPNTTKTKLRAFVYNKVNETEAILYTKPGRVLQEEWDQAMEKKPSSQTIPIQIYGFEGLNQRNQVQTENVAQARIILNQILEKSTQLQQKHELDTASRILKAQSRNVEIEKRILKLGTQLTILKNRGLPLGIAEEKMWSQFQTLLQRSEDPAGLGKTNELWARLAILKERAKNISSQLDSKLMVFNEDAKNQENMLQGTNEESNDRNNKIVEILTNQQRGITYLNEVLEKDAAMVKEYTNKT from the coding sequence ATGTTTGGTTTCGGTGGTGGTAATAGCGGATTCGGAAATAAACCAGCTGGTTCGACCGGATTTTCGTTTGGACAAAGTAATAGTGCAACCTCTCAGCCTACAAATTCTGGATTTGGCTTTGGAGGTAGCCAGCAAAACAATACGTCTACTGGTGCAAATACAACTGGGGGATTTGGCGTCGATCAAACCACAAATACCTTTGGGGGCAATCAACAGAATAGTGCTGGAGGTGGCCTTTTCGGTAATAAACCTGCTTTTGGTGGCCTGGGAAGCTCAAGTACGAGCGCTTCGGGAACTACAGCTGCTGGAACAGGCTTGTTCGGCCAACAAGCCGCTCAACCCCAGCAACCGACCACCGGCGGTGGATTATTCGGAAACAAACCAACTACCACAGCCGGGGGTCTTTTCGGTAATACAGGTCAGAATAACAACACTACGGGTGGAGGTTTATTTGCTAACAAATTGGGGTCCACTGGACCACTGATGGGCAATAATAATGTGCAAAACACTTCTGCTATGAATGGTGGACTCTTTGGCGCCAAACCTCAAAACACTACACCGGCTACGGGAGGCTTGTTTGGTAGTAAGCCACAAGGTTCGACGGCTGGTGGCAGCTTGTTTGGAAACAACACTCAAAATAGCAATACTCTTGGAGGAAGTGGTCTCTTCGGCCAATCCCAGCAGCCTCAAACAAATACTGCATCTGGATTCGGAAATGCGGTATCCACGCAACCATCTTTCGCTTGGTCCAAACCCCCAGCCGAAACTAATatgcaacagcagcagcaacaattTCCAGTACCGTTACAACAAACACAAGCGATCGTccaacagcagcagcaacttTCTAACTATCCCCAGCAAATCCAGGAGCAAGTGCTCAAATGTAAGGAATCATGGGATCCTAACACAACTAAAACAAAATTGAGAGCGTTTGTGTACAACAAAGTGAATGAAACAGAAGCCATTTTATATACCAAGCCGGGACGAGTACTCCAAGAGGAATGGGACCAAgcaatggaaaagaaaccGTCCTCTCAAACAATTCCTATCCAGATATATGGGTTTGAAGGCTTGAATCAACGTAATCAAGTGCAAACTGAAAATGTCGCGCAAGCTAGAATAATTCTGAATcaaattttagaaaaatcCACACAGTTGCAACAAAAGCATGAATTGGACACTGCTTCCAGGATTCTGAAGGCACAATCAAGGAATGTTGAAATCGAGAAAAGGATCTTGAAACTAGGTACACAGTTGAcaattctgaaaaatagGGGACTACCATTAGGAATCGCTGAAGAGAAGATGTGGTCACAATTCCAAACTTTACTACAACGCAGTGAAGATCCTGCTGGATTAGGTAAGACCAACGAACTTTGGGCACGTTTAGCTATCCTGAAAGAGCGTGCCAAGAACATTTCCAGCCAATTAGATAGCAAATTAATGGTTTTCAATGAGGATGCTAAAAACCAAGAGAACATGCTTCAAGGCACCAATGAAGAATCCAATGATCGCAACAATAAAATAGTGGAAATTCTGACGAACCAGCAGCGCGGCATAACGTACTTGAACGaagttttggaaaaggatGCCGCAATGGTGAAAGAGTATACAAATAAGACGTAA
- the COG2 gene encoding Golgi transport complex subunit COG2 (similar to Saccharomyces cerevisiae COG2 (YGR120C); ancestral locus Anc_3.472) — protein MDLLNDDELDLDLPVTAEISKELFATEIEKYRESRSNGADIAGFDVDRFLIQKNFHYLPLDFLIRDLSSLSQKMVETLLEEIRNNYNDYLTFSSTYTDEENETLLNLERTQSDLQQFMTQLGHLIQNDITNTQEIIKDVLEYLKKLDEIYGSLRNHSHLTEALLLGKKLSISLHEMCGIEPLEEEICSGLIEQLYGLVTTSRRILESFVASNSPYTHHLRNDYQDLLQEFQISLKILTEKCLEDPSSFQNLSLTLVSMMKTR, from the coding sequence ATGGATCTGttgaatgatgatgaactAGACTTAGATTTACCTGTAACTGCAGAAATATCTAAGGAGCTGTTTGCAACAGAAATCGAGAAGTATCGTGAATCTCGTAGTAATGGGGCCGATATTGCTGGCTTTGACGTTGACAGATTTTTGATACAGAAAAACTTTCACTATCTTCCCCTTGATTTCCTTATTAGAGATTTATCCAGCCTTTCGCAGAAAATGGTTGAAACACTGTTAGAAGAGATAAGAAATAATTACAACGACTATTTAACTTTCTCCAGTACTTATACGGACGAGGAGAACGAAACATTATTAAATTTAGAGAGGACACAAAGTGACCTCCAGCAATTCATGACTCAGTTGGGTCATTTGATACAGAATGATATCACCAATACACAAGAGATCATAAAGGATGTCTTGGAatacttgaagaaattggatGAAATTTACGGTTCATTACGCAATCATTCACACCTGACAGAAGCGCTATTACTGGGGAAAAAGCTGAGTATATCTCTTCATGAAATGTGTGGCATAGAACCATTAGAAGAGGAAATATGTTCTGGTTTAATTGAGCAATTGTATGGTTTGGTCACAACGTCACGTCGAATATTGGAATCCTTTGTTGCTTCGAATTCGCCATATACTCATCACTTACGTAATGATTACCAAGACCTTCTGcaagaatttcaaatctccctgaaaattttgacgGAAAAGTGCCTAGAAGACCCATCAAGCTTCCAAAACCTATCTTTGACTCTAGTCTCCATGATGAAAACCCGGTAA
- the MEP1 gene encoding ammonium permease MEP1 (similar to Saccharomyces cerevisiae MEP1 (YGR121C) and MEP3 (YPR138C); ancestral locus Anc_3.475), which translates to MEGRSAGPLTTETYDGPTVAFMILGAALVFFMVPGLGFLYSGLARRKSALALIWAVLMATLVGILQWYFWGYSLAFSKSAPNNKFIGNLDSFGFRNVYGKKFDEDVYPELAYATFQMMFSCVNLSIIAGATAERGRLLPHMVFLFILATIAYCPVTYWIWSPGGWAYQWGVLDWAGGGNIEILSAVSGFVYSWFLGKRNEKLLINFRPHNVSLVTLGTSILWFGWLLFNSASSLSPNLRSVYAFMNTCLSAITGGMTWCLLDYRSEKKWSTVGLCSGIISGLVAATPSSGCITLYGSLIQGIVAGVVCNFATKLKYYAKVDDAMDILAEHGVAGVIGLIFNALFAADWVIGMDGVTEHEGGWITHNYKQMYKQIAYIAASIGYTAAVTAMICFVLGYIPGMKLRISEEAEEVGMDEDQIGEFAYDYVEVRRDYYLWGVEENLQQSEVNHRVNGTQSAADHSSATNSSSDGNEEMVQSEKIAPSHQEKPTSS; encoded by the coding sequence ATGGAGGGTCGATCTGCAGGGCCTTTGACGACGGAAACGTACGATGGCCCTACTGTGGCCTTCATGATTTTGGGCGCCGCcttggttttttttatggtACCTGGACTAGGATTCTTGTACTCCGGACTGGCGAGAAGGAAGTCCGCACTGGCGTTGATTTGGGCTGTGCTGATGGCGACGTTGGTCGGTATACTGCAATGGTATTTCTGGGGTTATTCTCTagctttttccaaatccGCTCCCAATAATAAGTTCATCGGGAACCTGGATTCATTTGGGTTTAGAAACGTGTATGGGAAGAAATTTGATGAGGACGTATATCCAGAGCTTGCATACGCGACGTTTCAGATGATGTTCTCCTGTGTCAACTTAAGTATTATCGCCGGCGCTACCGCCGAAAGAGGTAGACTGCTACCGCACATGGTCTTCCTCTTTATTCTAGCCACGATCGCATACTGTCCGGTGACATATTGGATTTGGTCGCCAGGTGGTTGGGCATACCAGTGGGGGGTGCTGGATTGGGCAGGCGGTGGGAACATTGAAATTCTAAGTGCAGTTTCTGGATTCGTCTATTCTTGGTTTTTGggcaaaagaaatgaaaaattgctaATAAATTTCAGACCCCATAATGTGTCATTGGTCACTTTAGGAACGTCAATACTATGGTTTGGTTGGTTACTATTTAATTCAGCGTCTTCGCTATCTCCAAATTTGAGATCAGTGTATGCGTTCATGAACACGTGCCTCAGTGCCATTACGGGTGGGATGACCTGGTGTCTTCTGGATTACAGatcagaaaagaaatggtcGACAGTGGGTCTGTGTTCTGGTATTATTTCTGGGCTGGTAGCAGCGACACCAAGCTCAGGCTGCATAACACTTTATGGTTCACTGATTCAAGGCATCGTTGCAGGAGTTGTCTGTAACTTTGCCACGAAGTTGAAATACTATGCCAAAGTGGATGACGCCATGGATATTCTAGCTGAACACGGAGTCGCAGGTGTTATAGGACTAATTTTCAATGCGCTTTTCGCGGCTGACTGGGTCATCGGTATGGACGGGGTTACAGAGCATGAAGGTGGCTGGATAACTCATAATTACAAGCAAATGTATAAACAAATTGCTTACATTGCCGCGTCGATAGGATACACTGCCGCTGTAACAGCAATGATTTGCTTTGTGCTCGGGTACATACCCGGTATGAAGTTGAGAATTTCCGAAGAAGCGGAAGAGGTGGGTATGGATGAAGACCAAATTGGTGAATTCGCGTACGATTATGTGGAGGTAAGAAGAGATTATTATTTATGGGGTGTAGAAGAGAATCTTCAACAGTCTGAAGTAAATCATCGCGTTAATGGCACTCAGTCGGCCGCCGACCATAGCAGTGCTACCAATAGTTCCTCGGATGGGAACGAGGAAATGGTTCAGTCCGAAAAAATCGCACCATCTCATCAAGAAAAGCCTACAAGTAGCTGA
- the SKDI07G3690 gene encoding uncharacterized protein (similar to Saccharomyces cerevisiae YGR122W; ancestral locus Anc_3.476): MSTKSLPCKLSCSSKISSFIQNDLVILRNNCANSLNNSSSKVDRITCIDTWLKYANGLLSYKYEFGDVEAYVEEEIAMVLINVAAFYQDIGIETLHRAYESSLPSNNLWTTSGTYLKRGLGLTYFLGAVFQTNATNEGKNMQIFNLNNQLSLEFQLLQQLGIVILALSKLRSKVSKDAIADLEFQELKELGTSSVFYAKLCIGSYNTALQCQGGRIVDGLFLNYLQCLIYLFLSINQYNIDECGIAIGMLQESIKKLLNIVPNSQLKELDVLSSTDITKKRELIKRALKRKIRGPTLKKQYIFEKKASLSFKNNMVPLLKSSVDDFIVPLTILLRYRYQRTNENFSFKPVENDVKKLNELFPSGKSSNLEGTVWSFQNGHLTFENSNNAAQDCGNYF; encoded by the coding sequence ATGTCTACAAAGAGTCTTCCATGCAAGCTGTCCTGCAGCAGCAAAATATCCTCCTTTATACAGAATGATTTGGTAATACTGCGAAATAACTGTGCAAACTCACTaaataattcttcatctAAGGTAGACCGCATCACCTGCATAGACACCTGGCTAAAATACGCCAATGGCTTGCTAAGCTACAAATACGAGTTCGGCGATGTAGAGGCTTATGTCGAAGAGGAGATAGCCATGGTCTTGATTAACGTGGCCGCATTCTACCAAGATATCGGTATTGAAACATTGCACAGAGCGTATGAATCTTCGCTACCATCAAACAACCTATGGACAACGAGCGGAACTTATTTGAAGAGAGGATTAGGCCTTACGTACTTTCTTGGGGctgtttttcaaacaaatGCGACGAATGAGGGCAAGAACATGCAGATTTTCAATCTCAACAACCAGCTGTCCTTGGAGTTCCAATTGTTGCAACAGCTGGGGATTGTCATTTTAGCATTATCTAAACTAAGATCAAAAGTCAGCAAGGATGCTATCGCTGACCTTGAGTTTCAGGAGTTGAAAGAGTTGGGCACCTCCAGTGTGTTCTATGCTAAGCTTTGTATTGGATCTTATAACACTGCATTACAATGCCAAGGTGGTCGTATAGTCGACGGCCTGTTTCTGAATTATTTGCAATGTTTGATCTATCTTTTCTTATCTATTAATCAATACAACATCGATGAATGTGGGATCGCGATCGGAATGCTTCAAGAATCGATCAAGAAGTTGTTAAATATAGTACCTAACTCGCAACTTAAAGAATTGGACGTTTTGTCTTCTACTGATATCACAAAGAAGAGGGAACTCATAAAGAGGgccttgaaaagaaaaatacgtGGCCctactttgaaaaaacagtatatatttgagaaaaaagcatCGCTTTCATTCAAGAATAACATGGTGCCTTTGTTGAAGTCTTCGGTAGACGACTTCATAGTCCCGCTCACAATACTACTAAGGTACAGGTACCAAAGAACCaatgaaaacttttcatttaAGCCAGTAGAGAACGACgtgaagaagttgaatgAGCTGTTTCCCAGCGGAAAGTCGTCGAATCTAGAAGGTACCGTATggagttttcaaaatgggCACCTCACATTCGAAAACTCAAACAACGCTGCCCAAGATTGCGGCAATTATTTCTAG